From a region of the Mercurialis annua linkage group LG1-X, ddMerAnnu1.2, whole genome shotgun sequence genome:
- the LOC126660786 gene encoding abscisic acid receptor PYL4-like: MPILHRINTTTTTTMAATPASTGSTISSSTASPCQKRWSVPVPVPDTVSKHHTHIICPNQCSSAVVQHISAPVSTVWSVVRRFDNPQAYKHFVKSCHVINGDGDVGSLREVHVISGLPAANSTERLEILDEERHVISFSVVGGDHRLSNYKSVTTLHPSAAGNGTVVVESYVVDVPAGNTKEDTCDFVDTIVRCNLQSLARIAENLARRSKSACL; the protein is encoded by the coding sequence ATGCCGATTCTTCACAGAATcaacaccaccaccaccaccaccatggCCGCAACCCCAGCTTCTACGGGTTCAACTATATCCTCCTCCACCGCTTCACCCTGTCAAAAACGCTGGTCAGTCCCGGTACCGGTACCTGACACGGTGTCAAAGCACCACACACATATTATATGCCCTAACCAGTGCTCCTCCGCAGTCGTCCAACACATCTCCGCTCCCGTATCCACCGTCTGGTCCGTCGTCAGACGGTTTGATAATCCGCAAGCCTACAAGCACTTCGTTAAAAGCTGCCACGTCATCAATGGAGACGGCGACGTCGGCTCTCTCCGTGAAGTCCACGTCATATCCGGACTCCCGGCAGCTAACAGCACGGAGCGGTTAGAGATTCTTGATGAGGAGAGACACGTAATCAGCTTCAGCGTTGTAGGTGGGGACCACCGGCTTTCGAACTATAAATCGGTGACTACTCTCCATCCTTCTGCGGCCGGAAACGGCACCGTCGTGGTGGAGTCTTACGTGGTGGATGTTCCAGCTGGCAACACGAAGGAGGACACGTGTGATTTCGTGGACACTATCGTTCGGTGCAACCTGCAGTCACTGGCTCGGATCGCTGAAAACTTGGCTAGACGGAGCAAGTCAGCTTGTTTGTGA
- the LOC126664720 gene encoding uncharacterized protein At5g01610-like, giving the protein MDQILNKVGSYWLGQKANKEFNSVGDDINSLSSSIEGGAKWIVNKMKGKMQKPLPELLKEYDLPIGIFPRDATNYEFNPDTGKLTVFVPEICEVGYKDSSVLRFLTTINAYLEKGKLADIEGMKTKVMIWVKLTCITSDGPKLHFTAGMKKTRKREAYEVLRDGVSIEKF; this is encoded by the exons atggATCAGATATTGAACAAGGTTGGATCTTATTGGTTAGGCCAGAAGGCTAACAAAGAATTCAATTCCGTCGGCGACGATATCAac TCACTGTCAAGCAGTATCGAAGGAGGAGCCAAATGGATTGTCAACAAAATGAAAG GGAAAATGCAAAAGCCATTGCCAGAACTGCTCAAGGAGTACGACTTGCCTATAGGGATCTTTCCCCGAGATGCTACCAATTATGAATTTAATCCAGATACAGGAAAGCTTACTGTCTTTGTTCCCGAAATTTGTGAAGTTGGATATAAGGATTCATCTGTTCTACGTTTTTTGACCACCATAAATGCGTATTTGGAGAAAGGGAAACTAGCTGATATAGAGGGAATGAAGACAAAGGTTATGATTTGGGTTAAACTGACTTGTATCACTTCCGATGGACCAAAGCTTCATTTCACAGCTGGGATGAAGAAGACTAGAAAAAGAGAGGCTTACGAGGTCCTCAGAGATGGAGTGAGTATAGAGAAGTTCTGA
- the LOC126664719 gene encoding uncharacterized protein LOC126664719, whose protein sequence is MATDASPKYRTSDLHHSDISVSHDGLHFYQYMIAGSVAGSVEHMAMFPVDTLKTRMQVLTGSSYPTQTIGVRQAFGSILKLEGPAVFYRGVGAMGLGAGPAHAVYFSVYELCKQFLSPNNSVSHAVSGVFATVASDAVFTPMDMVKQRLQLKSSPYKGVGDCVKRVFLEEGAASFYRSYRTTVIMNAPFTAVYFATYEAAKRGLMEVSPESADDERLVVHASAGAVAGGLAAAITTPLDVAKTQLQCQGVCGCRRFSSSSIGNVVKTIVKKDGYHGLMRGWVPRMLFHAPAAAISWSTYESAKAFFEKLNSNQQ, encoded by the exons ATGGCCACTGATGCCTCCCCAAAATATCGGACGTCCGATCTCCACCACTCCGATATCTCCGTTTCCCACGACGGACTTCACTTCTATCAATACATGATAGCCGGTTCTGTAGCCGGCTCAGTCGAACACATGGCCATGTTCCCCGTCGACACACTCAAAACCCGCATGCAAGTCCTCACAGGCTCATCATACCCGACTCAAACCATCGGAGTCCGTCAAGCTTTCGGGTCTATATTAAAACTCGAAGGTCCAGCCGTATTCTACCGCGGCGTCGGAGCCATGGGACTGGGAGCTGGACCGGCGCACGCAGTTTACTTCTCAGTCTACGAGCTTTGCAAGCAGTTTTTATCGCCGAATAACTCGGTTTCTCACGCTGTTTCGGGTGTTTTTGCGACGGTGGCGAGTGATGCAGTGTTTACTCCGATGGATATGGTGAAGCAAAGGTTGCAGTTGAAGAGTAGTCCGTATAAGGGCGTTGGTGATTGTGTTAAACGGGTGTTTTTAGAGGAAGGAGCTGCGTCGTTTTATAGGTCTTATAGGACTACGGTTATTATGAATGCGCCTTTTACGGCGGTTTATTTTGCTACTTATGAGGCCGCTAAAAGGGGTTTGATGGAAGTTTCGCCGGAGAGTGCTGACGATGAAAGGTTGGTCGTTCATGCTAGTGCCGGTGCTGTTGCCGGTGGTTTAGCTGCTGCTATTACAACTCCACTTGATGTTGCTAAAACACAGTTGCAATGTCAG GGTGTGTGTGGGTGCCGAAGATTTTCGAGTAGTTCAATCGGAAATGTTGTAAAAACGATAGTGAAGAAGGATGGATACCATGGGCTAATGAGAGGATGGGTTCCGAGGATGCTCTTCCATGCTCCGGCCGCTGCTATCAGCTGGTCCACTTATGAATCTGCAAAAGCCTTCTTCGAGAAACTTAATTCTAATCAACAATAA
- the LOC126664908 gene encoding ferritin-3, chloroplastic yields the protein MMCLRSVSAFSAAAMLQGDGGVTPGSSSANLFPGRGRANGSVLVSAKAESKLEAVSGVIFQPFEEVKKEAFMVPFAPHVSLARQLFEDECEAAINEQINVEYNASYVYHALFAYFDRDNVGLKGLAKFFKESSEEERQHAEKLMQYQNTRGGRVKLHSIVSPPSEFDHVEKGDALYAMELALSLEKLTNEKLLNLHSVADRNNDPQLADFVESEFLGEQVEDIKKVSEYVAQLRRVGKGHGVWHFDQTLLN from the exons ATGATGTGTTTAAGGAGTGTTTCGGCCTTTTCGGCGGCGGCGATGCTACAGGGTGATGGTGGTGTTACTCCTGGTTCTTCTTCTGCTAATTTATTTCCGGGAAGGGGAAGAGCAAACGGCAGCGTTTTGGTTTCAGCTAAGGCTGAGAGTAAATTGGAGGCGGTGAGTGGTGTGATATTCCAGCCATTTGAAGAGGTTAAGAAGGAGGCTTTTATGGTTCCTTTTGCTCCCCATGTCTCTCTTGCTCGCCAGTTATTCGAGGATGAGTGTGAGGCTGCTATAAACGAGCAAATCAA TGTTGAGTACAACGCTTCGTATGTGTACCATGCTCTGTTTGCATATTTTGATAGGGATAACGTTGGCCTCAAAGGCTTAGCCAA ATTTTTTAAAGAGTCAAGTGAGGAAGAAAGACAGCATGCTGAGAAGCTAATGCAGTATCAG AATACCCGTGGAGGGCGAGTAAAGTTGCATTCTATCGTATCGCCTCCTTCGGAGTTTGATCATGTCGAGAAAGGAGATGCATTATATG CTATGGAACTAGCATTGTCATTAGAGAAGCTGACAAACGAGAAACTGTTAAACTTGCACAGC GTGGCAGATAGAAACAACGATCCACAATTGGCAGATTTCGTTGAGAGTGAATTTTTAGGCGAACAG GTTGAAGACATCAAAAAAGTATCAGAATATGTCGCTCAGCTAAGAAGAGTCGGTAAAGGCCACG GAGTGTGGCACTTTGATCAGACCCTACTCAATTAG
- the LOC126674048 gene encoding protein trichome birefringence-like 34 isoform X2, whose translation MEDRTASSGDDLLSGCDLFSGKWVFDNKSYPLYKEKECSFMSDQLACGKFGRQDLGFQNWRWQPHQCDLPRFNATELLERLRNKSLMFVGDSLNRGQWVSMVCLVDSALPSNQKSMHHNGSLATFKAIEYNASIAFYWAPLLVESNSDDPVNHRVDERIVRVQAIEKHARHWIDSDILVFNSYLWWRRSQMKVLWGSFDSPDGVYKFVKMPRVYEMALKTWSDWLEVHIDPSRQQLFFVSMSPTHETAEEWDGVEGENCYNETEQIMKEGYKGKSTCEEMMHVVDKTLDDLKTRGLNVQMINITQLSEYRKEGHPSIYRKQWEPLKEEQILNPKSYADCIHWCLPGIPDVWNELLYAHILNL comes from the exons ATGGAAGATAGAACCGCAAGTTCAGGTGATGACTTGCTGTCTGGGTGTGACTTGTTTTCTGGGAAGTGGGTGTTTGATAATAAGTCTTACCCTTTGTACAAGGAAAAAGAATGTAGTTTCATGTCTGATCAGTTGGCTTGTGGGAAGTTTGGTAGACAAGATTTGGGTTTTCAGAATTGGAGATGGCAGCCTCACCAATGTGATCTTCCAAG GTTCAACGCCACAGAATTGCTGGAGAGGCTAAGGAATAAGAGTCTTATGTTTGTTGGAGATTCGTTAAATAGAGGGCAATGGGTTTCAATGGTGTGTCTCGTGGATTCTGCTCTTCCTTCCAATCAAAAATCCATGCACCACAATGGTTCTTTAGCCACCTTCAAAGCTATT GAATATAATGCGTCGATCGCGTTCTACTGGGCACCGTTGCTGGTCGAATCGAATTCAGATGACCCAGTAAACCACAGAGTAGATGAACGTATTGTTAGAGTTCAAGCAATTGAAAAACATGCTAGGCATTGGATCGACTCAGACATTCTTGTTTTCAATAGCTATCTTTGGTGGAGAAGGTCCCAAATGAAAGTTTT ATGGGGATCATTTGATAGTCCAGATGGAGTTTACAAATTTGTAAAAATGCCAAGAGTTTATGAGATGGCTTTAAAGACATGGTCTGATTGGTTGGAAGTCCATATTGACCCATCAAGACAACAATTGTTCTTCGTCAGCATGTCACCAACTCATGAAAC GGCAGAAGAGTGGGACGGAGTTGAAGGAGAAAATTGTTATAATGAAACAGAACAAATTATGAAAGAGGGATATAAAGGAAAATCAACATGTGAAGAAATGATGCATGTAGTGGATAAAACATTGGATGATTTAAAAACAAGAGGCTTAAATGTGCAAATGATTAATATAACACAATTATCAGAATATAGAAAAGAAGGGCATCCATCAATTTACAGGAAGCAATGGGAACCTTTAAAAGAAGAGCAAATTTTGAACCCTAAAAGCTATGCAGATTGTATTCATTGGTGTCTTCCTGGTATACCAGATGTATGGAATGAGCTTCTTTATGCTCATATTCTTAATCTTTGA
- the LOC126664909 gene encoding uncharacterized protein LOC126664909 yields MSYTRQMKMERLKSWLGFKQTFLFSAKCMLLKFTSTSRLRRNAQRHNDGLMNLYKDMESCGEDTDIRVMWDMIQSSYFPNDYSISNCRRKKVYWKFCFRPT; encoded by the exons ATGAGCTACACAAGGCAAATGAAGATGGAGAGATTGAAGAGTTGGCTAGGGTTCAAGCAAACATTTCTCTTCTCAGCAAAGTGTATGCTTCTTAAGTTCACTTCAACGTCAAGATTAAGACGAAACGCGCAAC GACATAATGATGGGCTTATGAATCTGTACAAGGATATGGAGTCTTGTGGGGAAGATACAGATATAAGAGTTATGTGGGATATGATTCAATCTTCTTATTTTCCAAATGATTATAGTATTAGTAACTGCAGGAGGAAAAAAGTTTATTGGAAATTCTGTTTCAGACCAACTTGA
- the LOC126674048 gene encoding protein trichome birefringence-like 34 isoform X1 has product MTMIFNYLFHKLHQIIHKPYCSIIIIIINNIFSSMAIPMPKKNQLIQNNQILSSPSYNSRGTIRTTFNSLIALLFSFFLIIIVYLTQNSGDLMEDRTASSGDDLLSGCDLFSGKWVFDNKSYPLYKEKECSFMSDQLACGKFGRQDLGFQNWRWQPHQCDLPRFNATELLERLRNKSLMFVGDSLNRGQWVSMVCLVDSALPSNQKSMHHNGSLATFKAIEYNASIAFYWAPLLVESNSDDPVNHRVDERIVRVQAIEKHARHWIDSDILVFNSYLWWRRSQMKVLWGSFDSPDGVYKFVKMPRVYEMALKTWSDWLEVHIDPSRQQLFFVSMSPTHETAEEWDGVEGENCYNETEQIMKEGYKGKSTCEEMMHVVDKTLDDLKTRGLNVQMINITQLSEYRKEGHPSIYRKQWEPLKEEQILNPKSYADCIHWCLPGIPDVWNELLYAHILNL; this is encoded by the exons ATGACAATGATCTTTAACTACCTTTTTCACAAACTTCatcaaattatacataaacCCTACTGctccatcatcatcatcatcatcaacaatatTTTCTCATCAATGGCAATACCAATGCCAAAGAAAAACCAACTCATCCAAAATAACCAAATTCTTTCTTCTCCATCATATAATTCTAGAGGTACAATCAGAACAACTTTCAATTCCCTAATTGCCCTTCTGTTTTCATTCTTTCTCATAATCATAGTTTATCTAACACAAAACAGTGGTGACCTAATGGAAGATAGAACCGCAAGTTCAGGTGATGACTTGCTGTCTGGGTGTGACTTGTTTTCTGGGAAGTGGGTGTTTGATAATAAGTCTTACCCTTTGTACAAGGAAAAAGAATGTAGTTTCATGTCTGATCAGTTGGCTTGTGGGAAGTTTGGTAGACAAGATTTGGGTTTTCAGAATTGGAGATGGCAGCCTCACCAATGTGATCTTCCAAG GTTCAACGCCACAGAATTGCTGGAGAGGCTAAGGAATAAGAGTCTTATGTTTGTTGGAGATTCGTTAAATAGAGGGCAATGGGTTTCAATGGTGTGTCTCGTGGATTCTGCTCTTCCTTCCAATCAAAAATCCATGCACCACAATGGTTCTTTAGCCACCTTCAAAGCTATT GAATATAATGCGTCGATCGCGTTCTACTGGGCACCGTTGCTGGTCGAATCGAATTCAGATGACCCAGTAAACCACAGAGTAGATGAACGTATTGTTAGAGTTCAAGCAATTGAAAAACATGCTAGGCATTGGATCGACTCAGACATTCTTGTTTTCAATAGCTATCTTTGGTGGAGAAGGTCCCAAATGAAAGTTTT ATGGGGATCATTTGATAGTCCAGATGGAGTTTACAAATTTGTAAAAATGCCAAGAGTTTATGAGATGGCTTTAAAGACATGGTCTGATTGGTTGGAAGTCCATATTGACCCATCAAGACAACAATTGTTCTTCGTCAGCATGTCACCAACTCATGAAAC GGCAGAAGAGTGGGACGGAGTTGAAGGAGAAAATTGTTATAATGAAACAGAACAAATTATGAAAGAGGGATATAAAGGAAAATCAACATGTGAAGAAATGATGCATGTAGTGGATAAAACATTGGATGATTTAAAAACAAGAGGCTTAAATGTGCAAATGATTAATATAACACAATTATCAGAATATAGAAAAGAAGGGCATCCATCAATTTACAGGAAGCAATGGGAACCTTTAAAAGAAGAGCAAATTTTGAACCCTAAAAGCTATGCAGATTGTATTCATTGGTGTCTTCCTGGTATACCAGATGTATGGAATGAGCTTCTTTATGCTCATATTCTTAATCTTTGA